One Hippoglossus stenolepis isolate QCI-W04-F060 chromosome 6, HSTE1.2, whole genome shotgun sequence genomic window, cagcaggagatcctccgcaggattaaCAGCAAAGaatttcctgctgtgttgttcatgtgtgaaacgtAACCTCTGGACAAAGTCTGGACCCAAGAGTtcctctggaggtcatgtctgaaaacggttcTCATCACTTTGGCATGAACTGGTGGTCGCATTAAAAATAACACTGTGACAGTGTCCGTTTCTAACTTGTGGTTTTGCAGATGCAGCCAGGAGAGAGTTTGCTGGTGAAGCCCATCACTAAGTGTGAGAGCAGCACGCAGACTGACCTACACCCAGTGGAGACAAACATAGTCAAGTCATATGAGTGGAATGGGTGGGAACTGTGGAGAAAAGCTATCAGACTGGTGAGCCTGGTGAATTCACACTGTCACTAGTGACCATGTAGTTTTATAAGTTGctctttttgctcttttttgGCATCAAACAACATCCAGGATAAATAGGCAGAAGTTTAGATTGTGAAAAAATTGTTGTCAAATAGTATTGGTCTGATAAATGCATTAGTCTGTCACTAATGCACTTCCCTGATAATAAGTGAACGGTTTTAACAAAGCGCCATTGCTTGTATCAAAATGTACAATCCCTGCACCAAATAACAGCTTGTGGGattttttcacaaatatttttcCTTTCATTACTTTTCGTCTACTAACACCTGTTTTGGCTCTTACAGATATAACCTTGTTCATTTATAGAccaataaatgtttatatttcataGTTCGAGGTTGATCTTAAGTCAAAAGTGACACACTCAGCACAGACTGATCTGAGCCACATGAGGCAGGAACACGTCACTCAANNNNNNNNNNNNNNNNNNNNNNNNNNNNNNNNNNNNNNNNNNNNNNNNNNNNNNNNNNNNNNNNNNNNNNNNNNNNNNNNNNNNNNNNNNNNNNNNNNNNNNNNNNNNNNNNNNNNNNNNNNNNNNNNNNNNNNNNNNNNNNNNNNNNNNNNNNNNNNNNNNNNNNNNNNNNNNNNNNNNNNNNNNNNNNNNNNNNNNNNNNNNNNNNNNNNNNNNNNNNNNNNNNNNNNNNNNNNNNNNNNNNNNNNNNNNNNNNNNNNNNNNNNNNNNNNNNNNNNNNNNNNNNNNNNNNNNNNNNNNNNNNNNNNNNNNNNNNNNNNNNNNNNNNNNNNNNNNNNNNNNNNNNNNNNNNNNNNNNNNNNNNNNNNNNNNNNNNNNNNNNNNNNNNNNNNNNNNNNNNNNNNNNNNNNNNNNNNNNNNNNNNNNNNNNNNNNNNNNNNNNNNNNNNNNNNNNNNNNNNNNNNNNNNNNNNNNNNNNNNNNNNNNNNNNNNNNNNNNNNGCTTCTTCTGTTGTaagtaataaaaatgaaagtgcAGCGCATGTTACAATGTTACGTTATAACCTGCACTTTACCCTCAAGatgatttgtctttgttcaacagaaacatttcatgagattaaatagttttcttttcaacagGAAATCGTGTTAAAACACACTGCACGGAGTTCAggagcacttcctgtttgcccTGTGTGAATGACACCTTCATGAATCTTCCCACTGGACTTAAACAGTGTTTACCCTGCACGACCTGTGGTCCAGGTAGATTTCTGTGTTGAAGTTTACTGTAGGTTTAAAATCAGTAAGGAGGCATGTTACTGCAAGTCTTACAGTGTGAGCTGAGATGGAGCTGAGCTgttctgatgatgttttttacagtgtcaCTGTGTTAGTCTGTTTAGAATAGTTTCCTGCAGATGAAACTGGGATAGTGAATGAGGAGTCACAAGAGACTCTTCTTGCATAACTAAGTCACAAGACATTTCACATGAAGAGTTCATATTTTTAGTTCTTCTTTTTTACTGTCAAGTTATGAGACTCTGCTGTGCTCTGTAGTTTCTATCAGTGGGACTTGCAGTAATGGCAGAAGTGAGACTTCTTACAAAAGTCAGTTGTTCACTTCATATCTCCTTGTTCCTGCCACCAGGAGATCAGtccactgtgttgtgtttacgGCAGTTTTATCCTTCACCCTCGTAGACTTATAGATTGgacaatttatttcattttatttcctaaAGATGTCATAAGAACTAAAGATTAGTTTTAATGATATTTTGCCAGACAAAAAAGGCATAGTTGCTTTCTCATAGAATACATAGTTCAGGAGTTTTGTATCTTCATATGTGCCCTCCTTCATATGTATCCTCTATGTGTCGACAGATTCTGGTCTGAAGATCTACACTTCATGCACAGCAACAACGGATTCACTTTGTGAACCTCTGGAAGGATTCTACTGTATAGACCCCATACAGAACCACtgtgcagcagcacagaaacacaaacaatgtcaACCAGGGCAGTACATCAAACACAGAGGTGCGTTTTCTAATGCTGACTTTAAGATTTAAGTtttcaaaactgtaaaaagctTTGAAGAACACAGAGCAGGTTATTTGAGCCATCCAGTCAATGCATTGTCAAACggatttcaaatatttcaactcaaGGTTTTGGCATGGTGTTAAATGCGACGCCCAGGGCGAGAGATGTGGATTTCGTGTCTAGACGCATTTTTGCATTGACTTCGAATGTAATCTCGACGTTTGGTATAAAAGCACCATTACGATCAGCATAAGACATGTCTAGACTTCAATATGGAACGGTCGATCAAACTTTCTGCATTCCTTGTTGGCTGAGAGTTGAGTACTCGTTCTGGGCACACATACGTGCCCACAGTTCCATTCATAAAATGAGGCTCTGCGTTGTTCTGGCGTTCAGTGCATACGTACCTGAACCCACATTTCACTCCAGTAGGCAGATATATTGTTCCTGGAGCATGCACAGTCAATGTGTACAGTCAACGTGGACGCACAATTTGGGCTGCATACAGACGTCCACATATGGGTCTGTGCATGTATTTTACCCACATAAAGATGATGGGTTAGATACATGCTGTGTCCATTTAGGAAAGTTCATCACAGCCATAAAGACTTTGGCTGTGGACAGTGGACAAAAGTAGATGGACGGACAAATCTTCTTCCATCTATCAAGATGATTTGTTTGAGttggagaaaacaaatcaaaatccCATCTTCCTGTGCAACTgtgataataatagtaataataaaaataactttctttcaaaaaagagagagagctcagtGGCAGTCTTACAAAATTAACAATAATTGGACAATTTTGAAAAACAGCATAATATATACGGTGTTAtttcaaatttgtattattcatatttttattcttactaCATTTTGCCCATGCACTGCTTTCCCTGTGCTGCTGCGTTGACTGGGAAATGGAGGATTATTAAAGGTAAATCTTATCTGACCTTGTCTTATATTTACACATTACTCAAACCAGTGttacaaagcaaaaacaaaacatatataaaaacaaataataaatatagtCATAAAAGACGAGTGATCCAGTGATCCAGGTGTGATGAGATAAAAGAATGTAAAATAGTTTCTGTATCTTTGAAATGTAACATAGAAGAACAGAATTCTGTCAATGTTCCTTAGTTTATAGAATCCTGTTTGTAAGTTTAGTGGCATGCTGCTCTACATTTCATCACACCTCACATAAAAAGGAGAGAATTTGAACAAAGAAATGTTTGCTGTTCAAAAACATCaatgatcaaatatttgtttaccTTTGGAAATAAGACAGGTCTGATGTCAAATACCACTTTGCTATATAATCCTAATATGATGTGTACACTAGTAACTGTGtatagtttgtgtttgtacaggaACAGCCCAAACAGACTCTCAATGCTCTGACTGCAGCGTTGGAACATTTTCTAACGGGACGCGTACGTCTtgtcaaccacacacacagtaagtaaAGAGTCTCACCAGACATGGACGTGCCTGGTTTCTTACACTTGCAGTGAATCTGTGGTGCCTCTACATGGTCCTGTGAAAATGTCCCCCTGTCGTTCCAGATGTGAATCACTAAACCTTCAGCTGATGCAACCAGGAACAGCTTCAACTGACGCTGAATGTGGAAATTCCAGTTTAAAAAAGGCATCCGTTGCAATcatcatttcagtgttttttgttggtgttttgatTGCATTAGTCGCCTTGTGTTTCTGGAAGTGGAAAGGATATCTTTCAGGtacgatgtgtgtgtggtggaagAAAATGTTGTCATGGATGATAAGACCTCCATCAAGTCATGATGTCGTTGATTAAgagctttttcatttgttttgtttctgttacaggaaaaataacaaatgcatCCTCTTCCACAACGGTATGTTCGTTACTCTCTTTTTCACAGTGTATGTTCTGACTCTGTGTATATATGTTGCTATGATGCTTGATGACAATACTTGGTTGATGAAggtaattttattattttatttaatatttcaggaaaaggaaaacacaactgGAGGAGAATCTGTGACGATGATGGGGTGAAAAGCAGAAGGTGAGACAGCAGCGTGTtctacatttaaatattcattagtTGAGGACTGTCTAgagccgctttcagacatgacctaagGAGGATGTCTacagaattgggtccagactctCGCCGGTGTTTGTCTTttacgcagcaggagattctctgctaGGACtcgttcaggtgaggggtggtgcaacagtcagaggcaggatgtaatatatcaattctgctgcggagatcaaaTGATTTTGTTACATCCCATCGACACCGGggtcggctcttatcaccaaaagctctcttggTGTCGTCTTCAGTGTCTTCGTGTAAGGCACCGCTTTTTTATGCAGAGagatttgttgtctttttttttttttttgcaactgTAACATGTTTGAAGCTTCATCAACATacccactcgctcgcggtgaatcctgctGTATTGACACATTAGTTAGAGTTTTAgagagaaactccggagaaagtcctgaggctctcactctgacttttgcattctcacatacagcctctctggagactgtcaggagattatctggagtttagtgcatgtctgaaagtggcTTAAGACTTCTCTCTGTGAAGTCTGTTCACATGTACAAGAGGTTTCCATTTTAATTCCACATATTTCCCTCCTCAGCAAAAgagataaacctgcagagaaCCAGTAAACTGTTTGTTCACTGCAGAGTGAATGTGCTCTAGAATCCAGGTATAATCCCACTGGGTTCTAGCACATTGTCTTTGTAGggtacagaaataaaaccactgcTTTGTTACAAAGGGCACACAGCTCATCGTCTCACAGATGTCACTGCACCAAAACTACAGTCAGCTGGGAATATGAAACTTGGAGCGTctccctacccctaccccttgtttttgagggttatcttgccccttgaaacgtAGTCACAAGGgttagtggttgaaatcttccccttcAAATTGGGACCGCGTTTCAAAAACCCGACACTTCATTAGTAGTTGTTGATGTAAACTAATCCGACAAAagttttgccggggatgtcattgtaataacattgttgagatcttaaataaaccaatgctattgtttgcagttactaaactgacaaacctataatatcctaataacatctttgctaatgcaggtgaatcaatgacatttgccattcatccaattgaaattgaaaagcttggatgctctgcattatttcacgtataaatcaaaagcacacagcttcaggctgctagcagtggtctgtatgcaaccctgccaggaggctttgttattagagggTTGTTTCCGTGTTTATGAAGCTGTACATATCTTCACACTCAGTTAAGTGGAAGCAATCTTTGGACtattattatgaaaatacaTAAGAAATAGCTAGTGTCgtatttttatctttataaatgTGTGAGTAAAGATTCTGTGTTTCACCTGTAAAAAGTTATGTGTTTGAAACAGATGTCTCTTTTTAAACAGTACAGTGTAAAACTGGGACATTCCGTGCAAATGGATAAAAACagtatgcatgcacacagaagAAGATCTGATGTAGTACCAGAGTCTGGTCCATAGTATTatctgttactaagcaaccaactacATAGTACAcattctgcttcctgtttatacTGGCCCAGTGTGCGTAACTGGTCACATGATAAATGTTTTCAGGGGCTCTTTTAGTCTCAAAATGTTTTCGTACCATTTTGCTGCAGTTTCTgggatgaaatatttaaatgttagttcacctgacaccttcagaTATAGGCTAGTTAACTGtagttaaagttttaaagtaaagaaCTTGTTTCACcgattattatatttttttattaagctCTATGACAGATCATTAATACTGAAGCAGCCGTGTAAGCAGCAGGTGAAGctacagtaaaatacattattaacaGTTGTATATGCAGCGATGTTAGATATATTGTGAGAGCTTCTTTCTCTTTGAATCATTAAAGCATTTGAGAAAAGCTTTTAACAACTAAGACATTTGAAAtaactacatttatttttcagaagcgaaacattttcaaaaccactggtttggtttttatgtgttttaacaGCTTGTTATATTATCTGTTGtttaaaatctgtcaaatacatgtaatggagaataaaatacaataattctATATATCAGAGTAGAAGTATGAAGTAACAAAGTGGAAATATAAAAGTACAAGTGCTTACATGATGTCAAATAAAAATTTgagatttacagtatttgtgacATTGAGTAGTGTAAACTGTCcagtctgcagaggaggagtTATCATGTTTATCTTGACGTGCATATGCTCTTCTCTTAAGGTCTAAGCAAGGCTAACTCTAGCCAGGTTTTGATAAGCCATGTGTTGGCCATGTGCATGCAGCCCAGAATAATTCATTGTAGAAAAGAGGATAAAATGTCCCTAAAAGAGGCAAAAACCTGTGAGCTGTGTTTTTCTCCAGCAGAGCAACAGATAATCATAAAGCTTGATGAAGAATTCAAACTCTTATTCATCAAGAAAGGAAACATGTCCCACTCAACAAGGCGAAGGAGACGTCATGGCAGAAAATTACAAAGTACAAGTACCTGCCAAATAAATCTGTGAAAGGATCATGACTCCCAGGAGAACCCCTACATaagcatagtggtgagtagactGTGTGACTTTTTGTTCGTGggtgaattatccctttaaggtATAAATATTGGACACTATCTCTTACTcgaataatataataatgaatttatcaaaaaaatgatttgtgtcagttatatttatttaatcatcttctcttaaatacaaacaattacaaaaaacaaagtatGCACTGCAAGGCATTATTGCAGTGCACAACAAAAAAATTGCCCAGTCTGAACTGCTAATCTGCCTTTTACAGTCCCATAGAaaatctctccaaaataaaacaagtgcaAGAGCTTGTTCCATTCAAGTAAAAGGAATATATCAATCTACATTAAGCTGTcgaacaacaaaataaatgaaaaccaaagtaaaattcaTGTAACTTTCTGGAGGAACatcaaaacactgtaaattcAAGTTTAGCAGTCTATCAAAAAATCATCTTAGGGTCAAATTTGTGCAATTTGAGTCACCCTGAAACTTTGAACTGAAGTTATACTGAACTTTTTAACAGGAATAATTCATCTCTCAGTAACAAAACACACCCAAGCACATAAAGATGTAGTTTGAGTTTCCCCTTTTCTAATTTTTCGTTAACtacatttcacatatgaacaatctCAACAGATATTaacaactaaacagctttaacttttctcttttctctttgttcccactCTTGTTCAGTGACAGAAGTAAACTCTTCCTTGTCCTGCCAGGAAATAAGACTACCGTAAAGACGAACAAAGCAGCGCAGGTTAAAATACAAACGCTCCGTCAgaatctaataataataacaggtTCGGTATAGAACAGAGTCTGGGTCTGGTCCGCCTGTGGGCGATTTGTTTCGCTTCACTCTTCGGGTGAATTGATGCTTTGAAGAGGCGCAGCCATCTTCCTTGTGACACGTCGACTTACATTACGCAAATCGTAGTATTTACGTAACCGATGACCGAtaaacaacaagaagaagaagaggaagaagctgaaaAGAGTTTCCCAGATTCAGACTTTTCAGATCAATAGTAAGATCAAAACACAAGTGAAGCCTCCTTCCAATCAGAGTAATGTACAAAACCAGCTACAGTTTCATTTTCATCGAAACAAGCAGTAATCCAAGTTGGCAGGGAGCGTCAACAAAGTGCAACGCCGAAAACATATTCTGCAAAAATGTTCAAcattattcaatattttgaGGCACCAAAATTAATACACAGACAAATGGCATTTTCCTGTTAAGACCACAACCTTAATATTAGAGAAAATATATTCAGGCTTAATTTtgaggatttttattattaataataattaataccTTCACCCTTGTACAGTGTTACCTGCTACCTGTTTCTAGTTTGTTGTTAGTTTCAGTttggatttaaattaaatatgttcagTCTTTGTCGAGTTGTCTGCTtggtctgtgtctctgcctgcttGTATTTGTATATCCTGccccttatttatttatttgttttttaataaattctGTTTCGTTGGACTTGATCTGCCTCACTCCGACATTTGGTTCCACCTGCTCACCACACCCTGACTAAATGGTCTCCTGGTCAGACTACAACTCTCATTTGGGAAAAATATGTCTTGGCATTTTGaggattattaataataatgcatGACTCCACCTATGAGGAGTGTAGGGTTACCAAAATAACTTCACCTATAAATGGTCTCCTCTTGGTTAGACTGGGGTGGTTGAGGCTCAGGGGTGGGTCATCTTTAACATGCTTTAAACTTGTCCTTGAAGGTTGATGCTCTTTGCAAATCAACTGAAGTTGCTGTGGCTGTCATAAGAGATGCTGAACAGAAGCTGAATTTCCTTCTGCGCTACAGTGAATTTCAGAGTTTGAGGCCTGATGAACTCAGACGAGGCAAATGTCATGGAAAAACTGTCACTGTACCAGTCTGTTAATCTGTAATTAATCTCATCAGGAGTATGACTGGACAAACCAGTTTTAGCAACAGTGTTTCAAAAGTGATTCAATCATCAACATGTTAACAACTACATGCCAAACATGCTGGCCGACTGTTCCACATGAATGATTCCGGAGATATAATGATTCATCATGAATCATTATATCTCCGGTGGAACATTGCACAAGAGAGCAGTCTCAGAAAGGATGAATATAACTTATTCATTAGgcaatttattattattacttaagTTTTGTAGACTGGAACGGTCTCTCTATATTTAAGATGGGGGTTTGAAATGTGTACATATACCCCTTGTGTTATTGTAATCCTTGATGTGATAGTAgaaagaatttgttttaaccaAAACATTTGGTGTAGCATCTTCCCTTTTTTGGCTGGTACTGTGGGGGGAATGCAGAATATGTGCTGTTTACATGAGATCCCTGTGTTACGAAAGTAAGAAGAAAGTAACACTTGGTATTGTGTGCTGTGCAACAACTGAAACTAAGGATACTGTTGGCAGGGGCAGatatttcatattattgttGGGGGGgacaataaacacaatttctactcttccctcttttccacccagctctcctctcttccccatttttctctgcttccagttaatgagggatttttttctctccacagttgtcAAAGTGTTCGCttattgtgggaactgttgggtttaaGGACTCGACCTTActttgtaaagtgccttgagacaATGTATGTAATGATTTTGCACTTTACgaatatattttaattgaattgaaagtGTTTCTTATAAGTCCAGGAGCCTATATATGCCCAATATCAGTGAAGCAACACCCATAGAGCGAAATAAAGCTCATAAAATTAGTTAGATTTGTCTTATCTAAGAAGTTGATCTGTAATATTTTGATGTAAGTGTTTAAAAATCCAAAACATTATGAAGCCTAGAAACAATTAACATATATTAACATAatgtttgttgtatttgaaTCTTTTATGAACTCAGTCTTCATCTATACTGGAAATATCACCATGGTAGCCATTTAATATGTAGTCAGAAAAAATTATGCACGTAGAACCTATTATTTAGGGGGAAGAAATCCATTATTATAGAAATATTTTTGTCTGAAAGGTAAAATTTGTAATGATTACCTAGCATTCTGTAAGATCAATACACATCTGACATTTGTAACAAACCATATGGCTTGAAAATTGGTTGAAAATTCACTGggttatgaacattttaatatggATACACCTCCTGCCTTACATGTGCATTAGAAGACGTGGCTGTATGTACCAGGTGGCCTCGGTTAGATATACAGCATGTATGGTATATGGATCAGCAGCAAGCACATCTCTCCAAATATTTGATAGAATTCAATACCAAGCAATGAGATTATGTACAGGTGCTTATAAACCAACCCGACCAGCAGCATTACAGGTAGAGATGGGAGAAATGCCTCTAGATATGAGAAGGACTAAAGGAAAATGTACAGGGACCCAGTAAAGAACATCCAACACAGGAAACTTTAAAACCTTGTtgggaaaaaggagaaagataaaaaaagctTTGGATGGACAGTAGCACAAAGAGCAACAGAACTTAACATAGCAGAATTAGACTTCAGTCCAACAGTACCATTAGCAGCAATAGCACCTTGGATACTACCTGATGCTAATGTAGATttcacattataaaaaaataaaaacaatgatggaGAGGCTATTTTCAATTTGGATACAAAACAGGCTCATATTGACAGTAACAGCAGCTATATCCAGGTTTATACAGATGCATCAAATAATCTATTCAATAAGGTGGGAGTAGCAATTATAATTCCAgaatttcatattaaaatagGGAAAAAGATCAGTGAGGGGCTCGGTATACAGGAGAAATTATTGCAATAATGTTAACACTACAGTGGATAGAGGACACACGACCATTAAGAGCAATTATTTGTTCAGATTCAAGTTCAGCATTATCCAGGATACACAACA contains:
- the LOC118110960 gene encoding tumor necrosis factor receptor superfamily member 14-like isoform X1, with translation MNLPTGLKQCLPCTTCGPDSGLKIYTSCTATTDSLCEPLEGFYCIDPIQNHCAAAQKHKQCQPGQYIKHRGTAQTDSQCSDCSVGTFSNGTRTSCQPHTQCESLNLQLMQPGTASTDAECGNSSLKKASVAIIISVFFVGVLIALVALCFWKWKGYLSEQQIIIKLDEEFKLLFIKKGNMSHSTRRRRRHGRKLQSTSTCQINL
- the LOC118110960 gene encoding tumor necrosis factor receptor superfamily member 14-like isoform X2 codes for the protein MNLPTGLKQCLPCTTCGPDSGLKIYTSCTATTDSLCEPLEGFYCIDPIQNHCAAAQKHKQCQPGQYIKHRGTAQTDSQCSDCSVGTFSNGTRTSCQPHTQCESLNLQLMQPGTASTDAECGNSSLKKASVAIIISVFFVGVLIALVALCFWKWKGYLSGKITNASSSTTEKENTTGGESVTMMG